One genomic region from Phragmites australis chromosome 1, lpPhrAust1.1, whole genome shotgun sequence encodes:
- the LOC133915949 gene encoding ATP-dependent zinc metalloprotease FTSH 9, chloroplastic/mitochondrial, translated as MSALQASLLLRPLPSPLPPRRRLPLPSASASASASFPRAPPHRRAPLCLRALAPDAPQPAAPEPPAAASSASAAAEPEATMASAPAAKGGKEELEDLVEKARAWAVAVAAAVVAAMRRFVNWVVSGDWMSWWPFWRPDRQLQRLIDEADANPNDAAKQSALLHELNKFSPEDVIKRFEQRSHAVDSRGVAEYLRALILTNAIADYLPDEQSGRSASLPALLQELKQRISGNEDKPFMNPGMSEKQPLHVVMVDPKATGRSTRFAQEIFSTILFTIAVGVMWVMGAAALQKYIGSLGGIGAPGVGSSSSYSPKELNKDIMPEKNVKTFKDVKGCDDAKKELEEVVEYLKNPTKFTRLGGKLPKGILLTGAPGTGKTLLAKAIAGEAGVPFFYRAGSEFEEMFVGVGARRVRSLFQAAKKKAPCIVFIDEIDAVGSTRKQWEGHTKKTLHQLLVEMDGFEQNEGIIVMAATNLPDILDPALTRPGRFDRHIVVPSPDVRGRQEILELYLQDKPVGNDVDINAIARSTPGFNGADLANLVNIAAIKAAVEGADRLTAAELEFAKDRIIMGTERKSMFISDESRKLTAYHESGHAIVALNTQGAHPIHKATILPRGSALGMVTQLPSQDETSISKKQLLARLDVCMGGRVAEELIFGEDNVTTGARNDLHTATELAQYMVSNCGMSDAIGPVHVKERSSVEMQSRIDAEVVKLLREAYERVKRLLKKHEKQLHALANALLERETLTADEINKVVHSYQEEPQLSFQDEEFALT; from the exons atgAGCGCGCTCCAGgcttccctcctcctccgcccgctCCCCTCGCCCCTGCCCCCGCGGCGCCGGTTGCCACTCCCCtcagcctccgcctccgcctccgcatCCTTCCCCCGCGCGCCCCCGCACCGCCGTGCCCCGCTCTGCCTCCGCGCATTGGCACCCGACGCGCCGCAGCCCGCCGCCCCGGAGCCTCCCGCGGCTGcctcctcggcttcggcggCGGCCGAGCCGGAGGCCACGATGGCTTCCGCGCCCGCGGCGAAGGGCGGGaaggaggagctggaggacCTGGTGGAGAAGGCTAGGGCGTGGGCCGTGGCTGTCGCGGCCGCGGTGGTGGCCGCGATGAGGAGGTTCGTCAACTGGGTGGTGTCGGGGGACTGGATGAGCTGGTGGCCCTTCTGGCGGCCCGACCGGCAACTGCAGCGGCTGATCGACGAGGCGGACGCCAACCCCAACGACGCAGCCAAGCAGAGCGCGCTTCTCCACGAGCTCAACAAGTTCAG CCCTGAAGATGTCATTAAAAGGTTTGAGCAAAGAAGCCATGCTGTGGATAGCAGGGGGGTTGCAGAGTACCTTCGGGCACTTATTCTCACCAATGCAATTGCTGATTACCTTCCAGATGAACAGTCTGGGAGGTCTGCAAGTTTGCCAGCcctg TTGCAAGAATTGAAGCAACGTATATCTGGGAATGAGGACAAGCCTTTCATGAACCCTGGAATGTCAGAAAAGCAACCATTACATGTTGTAATG GTTGACCCCAAAGCTACAGGTAGATCAACACGGTTTGCTCAAGAGATCTTCTCAACTATCTTGTTTACAATCGCTGTTGGGGTAATGTG GGTGATGGGTGCTGCTGCGCTTCAAAAGTATATTGGTAGCTTAGGTGGAATTGGGGCACCCGGTGTTGGTTCTAGTTCATCATATTCCCCAAAAGAGTTGAATAAGGATATCATGCCAGAGAAG AATGTCAAGACATTTAAAGATGTCAAAGGTTGTGATGATGCAAAAAAGGAACTTGAGGAGGTAGTTGAGTATCTCAAAAACCCTACAAAGTTTACTCGCCTTGGTGGAAAACTACCGAAG GGAATACTATTGACTGGTGCTCCGGGTACTGGAAAGACACTACTTGCAAAG GCTATTGCTGGAGAAGCTGGTGTACCATTCTTTTACCGAGCAGGTTCTGAATTTGAGGAAAT GTTTGTTGGTGTTGGTGCTCGGAGAGTGAGGTCTTTGTTTCAAGCGGCAAAGAAAAAG GCACCATGCATTGTCTTCATTGATGAAATAGATGCCGTGGGTTCAACTAGAAAACAGTGGGAAGGGCACACAAAGAAAACATTGCATCAACTCCTTGTTGAGATGGACGGGTTTGAACAAAATGAG gGAATTATTGTAATGGCTGCAACAAACTTGCCAGACATTCTTGATCCAGCACTCACGAGACCTGGTAGATTTGATAGACAT ATTGTTGTCCCAAGCCCAGATGTGCGGGGTCGCCAAGAGATCCTGGAGCTCTACTTGCAAGACAAGCCAGTGGGCAATGATGTAGATATCAATGCAATTGCCCGTAGTACTCCTGGCTTTAATGGGGCCG ATCTAGCAAACCTGGTAAACATTGCAGCGATTAAGGCTGCGGTTGAAGGGGCTGACAGGTTGACCGCTGCAGAGTTAGAGTTTGCCAAAGATCGTATTATCATGGGAACTGAGAGAAAATCAATGTTCATATCTGATGAGTCGAGAAAG CTTACTGCCTACCATGAAAGTGGGCATGCTATTGTTGCACTCAACACCCAGGGTGCTCACCCCATTCACAAGGCAACTATCCTTCCTCGTGGGTCTGCCCTTGGAATGGTCACGCAACTCCCCTCACAGGATGAGACTTCTATTAGCAAGAAACAACTCCTGGCACGTCTTGATGTTTGCATGGGTGGAAGGgttgctgaagagctcatctTTGGGGAAGACAATGTTACAACTGGGGCAAGAAATGATCTTCATACTGCAACAGAGCTTGCTCAGTACATG GTATCAAACTGTGGGATGAGTGATGCTATTGGTCCTGTGCATGTGAAAGAACGGTCAAGTGTAGAGATGCAATCAAGGATAGATGCCGAG GTGGTGAAGCTCCTAAGAGAAGCTTATGAGCGGGTCAAGCGTTTGCTTAAGAAG CATGAGAAGCAATTACATGCTTTAGCAAATGCGCTACTGGAGCGCGAAACACTTACTGCAGATGAGATCAACAAAGTAGTTCATTCCTACCAAGAAGAACCCCAGCTTTCCTTCCAAGATGAAGAATTTGCCCTCACTTAA